The following are encoded in a window of Maridesulfovibrio ferrireducens genomic DNA:
- a CDS encoding DUF3131 domain-containing protein produces the protein MIHRKAAIFLIMLFLLPMQTGCGAIYENVKCGFSSPYDENELVLTQCNILSDRGQLFAEVAWTYFEKNYNTGTGLVNAAENYPYTSVGEIAAYLSAMISAHRMNILDERSFCQRVTKLIEWLNAMELYAGELPNLIYNTNTGRMVGFDMKPGSAGFSALDIGRLLTWLKVLKSEYPLFAEGVDRAVLRWNFCLAISSDDTLRSGRTVNGKTEFIYEGRLGWETYAARGYELWGLNVRSSVPSPLRYIEIYGHKIPYDPRTSISTGVPVYLTSTPFLLEGMEYGFSDTGMPESHPTGDDSLERSKIANGVYKIQEERYRREGIMTARSENGVDKPPYAVIGTITAEGKLWPTISRSGEMNYDLAVFSTRAIFGMWSLWNTEYTDFIMAAAACCFFEEGRGWLEGRYEKNWRINRVIVLETNAMVLESLLHKLTGPLVRVTKEPSFIDFYIRKELPMSDYPRCLPGREREDS, from the coding sequence ATGATTCATCGTAAAGCCGCAATATTTCTAATTATGCTCTTTCTGCTTCCAATGCAGACAGGGTGCGGCGCTATTTATGAAAATGTAAAATGCGGGTTTTCTTCTCCATATGATGAAAACGAACTCGTGCTGACGCAATGTAATATACTGTCCGATAGAGGACAGCTCTTTGCGGAGGTCGCGTGGACATATTTTGAAAAAAACTACAATACCGGAACCGGACTGGTAAACGCGGCCGAAAACTATCCCTACACTTCTGTTGGAGAAATCGCGGCCTATCTTTCAGCCATGATTTCAGCACATCGCATGAATATTCTGGATGAAAGATCTTTCTGCCAAAGGGTAACTAAACTGATTGAATGGCTCAATGCCATGGAGCTTTATGCCGGAGAATTGCCCAACCTGATTTACAACACCAATACAGGACGCATGGTCGGGTTTGATATGAAACCGGGTTCAGCTGGATTTTCCGCACTGGACATAGGACGACTGCTCACATGGCTTAAAGTTTTAAAATCAGAATACCCGCTTTTTGCAGAAGGCGTAGACCGCGCAGTATTGCGTTGGAACTTTTGCCTTGCCATATCAAGCGATGACACGCTTCGAAGCGGACGCACTGTAAACGGGAAAACAGAATTTATATACGAAGGCAGGCTTGGATGGGAAACTTACGCCGCAAGAGGATATGAATTATGGGGGCTTAATGTCCGCTCCTCTGTCCCTTCTCCATTGCGGTATATTGAAATTTACGGACACAAAATACCATATGATCCACGAACTTCAATATCCACGGGAGTGCCAGTATATTTAACATCCACACCTTTTTTACTTGAAGGCATGGAGTATGGATTCTCTGACACTGGAATGCCGGAAAGTCACCCGACCGGAGATGACTCACTTGAAAGGTCCAAAATAGCAAACGGTGTCTATAAAATTCAAGAAGAACGTTATCGCCGCGAAGGTATAATGACTGCCAGAAGTGAAAACGGTGTCGACAAACCACCATACGCAGTCATCGGGACCATTACCGCAGAAGGGAAGCTCTGGCCGACCATTTCCCGCTCTGGAGAAATGAATTATGATCTAGCGGTTTTTTCAACCCGGGCTATTTTCGGAATGTGGTCGTTGTGGAACACAGAATACACGGACTTCATTATGGCTGCAGCAGCTTGTTGTTTCTTTGAAGAAGGACGCGGATGGCTTGAAGGACGATATGAAAAAAATTGGAGAATAAATCGGGTAATTGTACTTGAAACAAACGCTATGGTGCTGGAATCTTTACTTCATAAACTGACAGGACCGCTGGTACGGGTAACTAAAGAACCAAGTTTCATTGATTTCTACATTCGCAAGGAACTACCGATGAGTGATTATCCTAGATGTTTACCAGGTAGAGAAAGGGAGGATTCATAA
- a CDS encoding DUF3131 domain-containing protein — protein sequence MRVNFIKLISTVMLFAFVISGFAAMFPANLEADFKPAVKQVPRQGPLTPREQKWAETAWDYFKNNVNPQTGLAGAQPNYSPFTMWDLSAHIAAVVAAKELGIIDSKDFDSRIRKIVSWLNVMELFRGDLPNQFYSADNGAMVDWSNQPGALGWSALDLGRLLTWLKILKERYPEYAEQIDKSVMRWNWSKLMDRQGIMFGASYYQRDENNLIHYAEGRLGYEEYAARGFGLWGADTTTASKIDPYSTITIYGVPVPFDARDPENEHAPNFVVTENYVLDGIEHNWDLPGDRNTNVNRHSDPMQAKFAWNVYKAQESRFLNTGILTAKTEDAVDKAPYFIYDTILGQGIPWATLSHEGTPMPELSSLNTKAALGLWVLFKSDYTDLLAEVASTMYEPGKGFYVGRYEKTGKLNHAITLNGNGVILEILLYKTQGKLLKYSDSKSYWDKFFKSNSLPSKALPPWKYQPYITIHKYDP from the coding sequence ATGAGAGTAAATTTCATAAAATTAATTTCAACAGTCATGCTCTTCGCATTTGTAATTTCTGGATTTGCAGCCATGTTTCCCGCAAATTTAGAAGCTGATTTCAAGCCAGCAGTTAAACAGGTGCCAAGGCAAGGGCCGCTCACACCTAGAGAACAAAAATGGGCTGAAACCGCATGGGATTACTTTAAAAACAATGTTAACCCGCAAACCGGACTTGCTGGAGCACAGCCGAACTACTCCCCTTTCACAATGTGGGACCTTTCAGCACATATAGCCGCGGTAGTTGCAGCTAAAGAGCTTGGTATTATTGATAGCAAAGATTTTGATTCGCGCATTAGAAAAATTGTTTCATGGCTGAATGTCATGGAACTTTTCAGGGGAGACCTGCCCAATCAGTTTTACAGTGCGGACAACGGCGCAATGGTGGACTGGTCTAATCAACCTGGTGCGCTGGGATGGTCAGCTCTAGATTTAGGCAGACTACTTACATGGCTGAAAATTCTAAAAGAACGCTACCCGGAGTATGCAGAACAAATTGATAAATCCGTCATGCGCTGGAACTGGTCCAAACTTATGGACCGACAAGGCATCATGTTCGGGGCAAGTTACTATCAAAGAGATGAAAACAATCTGATCCACTACGCTGAAGGGCGCCTCGGATATGAAGAATATGCTGCGAGAGGATTCGGACTTTGGGGAGCAGACACAACGACTGCTTCCAAAATTGATCCATACTCAACCATAACTATATACGGAGTTCCAGTTCCTTTTGATGCTCGGGACCCTGAAAATGAACATGCACCGAACTTCGTGGTAACAGAAAATTACGTTCTTGACGGAATTGAACATAACTGGGACCTGCCCGGAGATCGCAATACCAATGTGAACCGCCATAGTGATCCTATGCAGGCTAAATTTGCTTGGAATGTATATAAAGCTCAAGAATCACGTTTTTTAAATACTGGAATACTTACCGCCAAAACTGAAGATGCCGTCGATAAGGCGCCCTACTTTATCTACGATACAATTCTAGGACAGGGAATCCCGTGGGCAACGCTAAGCCACGAAGGAACTCCGATGCCGGAACTCTCCAGCCTGAACACCAAAGCAGCTCTAGGCCTGTGGGTTCTCTTCAAATCTGATTATACAGACCTTCTGGCAGAGGTTGCCTCCACCATGTACGAACCGGGTAAAGGATTCTATGTGGGCCGTTATGAAAAAACGGGGAAGCTCAATCACGCCATTACCTTGAACGGAAACGGTGTAATCCTCGAAATATTACTCTACAAAACTCAAGGAAAGTTGCTGAAATATAGTGATAGCAAAAGTTACTGGGATAAATTCTTTAAAAGTAATTCTCTGCCATCTAAAGCTCTGCCACCATGGAAATATCAACCTTACATAACCATACACAAATATGACCCTTGA
- a CDS encoding DUF3131 domain-containing protein: MKKKRNLVRLLQVTALVTVLFSVCGCKLHSRSASDDIFAFKRVSTKPSPRHAVATGHFWEQKSPAVLSEKDTNNAKQAWAYFERTIFPETGLPQGAVGSDTLTMYNIAGYLAALTCAKRLEIIDNISFHTHMTKLVTWLNSMQLNSIGTPNTFYNARTGQMIQNNGQQGEDGHSAIDIGRMLIWLRIVRNEYPTHAAAIDRAVLRWNFRKMLDAEGLLYGAYKDNSGQLKSYRQGRLGPLQYAAKGFALWGFNVKASMLTDHYSMVTINEILLPFDNRPIKEAGLPRSQGEPFQIGAVVTGSSLLGGIEMGWLTPVYGMENTLWPEDETSRQLASASYEVQQSRYEVEGLLTARTDHNLDHPPYFVIDSVLALGEPFATIDKSGKSHPEQACVSTGATFLLWAMFDTPYTDLLMNAVPDMFDSYGGWYAGYYEDSGIPNKSISLNDNAAILEALTFVHSGILYRDSTIPGYWELTLKSESFESLGLPPSKFQTEFQPLLPLAKAEPMP, translated from the coding sequence ATGAAAAAGAAAAGAAATCTTGTCAGACTATTGCAAGTAACCGCACTTGTTACGGTATTATTTTCCGTGTGCGGGTGTAAACTGCATTCACGTTCAGCAAGTGATGATATTTTCGCATTCAAAAGAGTTTCCACGAAACCTTCGCCAAGACATGCTGTCGCTACAGGTCACTTTTGGGAGCAAAAATCACCTGCGGTTCTTTCAGAAAAAGATACAAACAACGCAAAACAAGCATGGGCTTATTTTGAACGCACAATATTTCCAGAAACAGGCTTACCGCAGGGAGCTGTCGGCAGCGACACCCTGACCATGTACAATATAGCCGGATATCTGGCAGCACTGACATGTGCTAAAAGGCTTGAAATAATAGACAACATTTCTTTCCACACTCACATGACCAAATTAGTTACATGGCTTAATTCCATGCAATTAAACTCAATTGGAACTCCCAACACGTTCTATAACGCTCGAACCGGACAAATGATCCAAAATAATGGACAGCAGGGTGAGGATGGACATTCTGCCATAGACATTGGTCGCATGTTAATCTGGTTACGAATTGTCCGTAACGAATACCCTACCCATGCAGCAGCGATAGACAGAGCGGTGCTACGATGGAATTTCAGAAAAATGCTTGACGCCGAGGGACTCCTTTATGGAGCATATAAAGACAATTCAGGACAGCTGAAATCTTATAGACAAGGCCGATTAGGTCCATTGCAATATGCGGCAAAAGGTTTTGCTTTATGGGGCTTCAATGTGAAAGCTTCCATGCTTACTGATCATTATTCAATGGTAACAATTAATGAAATCCTCCTTCCATTTGATAATCGCCCTATCAAAGAAGCCGGACTCCCGCGCTCGCAAGGTGAACCTTTTCAGATTGGTGCAGTTGTAACTGGCAGTAGTCTGCTGGGCGGAATAGAAATGGGATGGTTGACCCCAGTCTACGGAATGGAAAACACCTTATGGCCTGAAGATGAAACTTCCCGCCAACTGGCATCGGCATCCTATGAAGTTCAACAATCCCGATATGAAGTAGAGGGATTACTGACAGCACGGACAGATCACAATCTTGATCACCCTCCATATTTTGTAATAGATTCAGTCCTTGCGCTCGGAGAACCTTTTGCCACAATAGACAAATCTGGGAAGAGCCACCCCGAACAAGCGTGCGTTTCCACTGGGGCCACATTCCTACTTTGGGCCATGTTCGATACACCATATACAGACCTGCTCATGAACGCGGTTCCGGATATGTTTGACAGTTACGGCGGATGGTATGCGGGCTATTACGAAGATAGCGGAATACCGAACAAATCAATTTCCCTAAATGATAATGCCGCAATTTTAGAAGCACTTACTTTCGTCCATTCAGGCATACTTTACAGAGATTCAACCATACCCGGCTATTGGGAGCTGACTCTCAAAAGCGAATCATTTGAATCACTGGGACTCCCGCCGTCGAAATTCCAAACAGAATTTCAACCATTGCTACCTTTGGCAAAAGCGGAGCCGATGCCATGA